From the Myxococcus stipitatus genome, the window CACGGCCCGCCGCCGGCGAGTTTGTGCAGCTCCTGATGTGCCGCTGCATCCATAAGCAGCGTCCACTCGTGGACGTTGATGCCGCGCCCCCGAAAGTAGTCCGCAAACGCCTGCGGGAAAATGTGGTGGCGCTCCTTGGGTCTCCGGCGCCACTCGCGATATCTGCGCTCGGCCTCTTCCTCGCTCGGTAGCGGCTCGCGGCGATACCAGTGGATTTCAAATGAGGGCTCGGGCGTGGGGTGCCACTGATACCCGCTACCCCAATTTCGCTGGGGTGCGTTGGTTGATGGTTGGCGCACGGCCGCCGGTGCTCCGCGCGCGAGCTGGACGCTGCGGAGGTCGCGCAGGCGGTATAGGCCGCACTCGGTTGCGGTGCAGGCTGGGACAAGGTCATTGGTAGTTGGCGTGGCGTGTGGCGAGCTGGCATCGCTCGGGTACTCGGCTGCGGTGGTTGCGCACGACACACACGCCAGTACGGCTACTAACAGCGCTGCTCTCATGGGTCCCCCCCGGGATGGGGGCATTGTACTCCCAGCGGTATGTGCAGTTGCTCGTCTCACGCCTTGGACGGCGGAAGTGGTTCTCCGGTGAGGACCGCGCCAAGAGTCCAGGTCCAGATGGAGCGCCAGTCGACGGCAGGAACGGCGTGTGCCGCATGTGCCGCTACAGCCTTGTCGAGAGGCCCCGGAGGGAGCTGCATGGTGAGCACGTTGACGACCCTGCCGTCGTTGGTTGGCGCCTCGACGTAGATGCGCCAGAGGCGGAGGGGTGACGTCTCCTCGACGATGAGGACGCCAGCGATGGGCCACCGGTGGCCCTCGGGGTCGGAGAGGAGGAGTCCTGCTTCGGCAGGCACGTCCAGGTGGAGGGCTGGGGGGTGCAGCCGGAGGTCCGCCACGGCGTAGCCGTGGAGTTCTGTTGTGCTGAGGGTGGCGGCGATGTGAGGCGGGATGCTGCGGCTGTGGCGGCCGGTGGCTTCCCAGCGGAGGCGGAGCCACAAGAGGGTGGCCTCTTGCCTGACGAGGGCCTCGAGGTTCCCGGGGAGGAACTTGGAGGCGATGTAGAGAGCCTCTTGATAGGGCTCTGCTTCGAGGGCGTCAGCGAGCCCGCGGTGGGGCCTTGCACGGCAAGCATCCTCGATAGCGCAGAGTGGGAAGGCGAGGAGGAGTTCGGCGGCCTCGCGCTCGCCGACCTTGCGGCTGGTGAGGTGCTTGTCGAGGGCGGAGAAGGCTTCCACCGGGCCGCCGT encodes:
- the sitA6 gene encoding SitA6 family polymorphic toxin lipoprotein — its product is MPPSRGGPMRAALLVAVLACVSCATTAAEYPSDASSPHATPTTNDLVPACTATECGLYRLRDLRSVQLARGAPAAVRQPSTNAPQRNWGSGYQWHPTPEPSFEIHWYRREPLPSEEEAERRYREWRRRPKERHHIFPQAFADYFRGRGINVHEWTLLMDAAAHQELHKLAGGGPWNTEWLEFRRRTKGQATRQAHYDHASYLMAKYKMWGIPMTYWQQFDLPPLPPHASADAP